A genomic segment from Nicotiana sylvestris chromosome 1, ASM39365v2, whole genome shotgun sequence encodes:
- the LOC104245620 gene encoding uncharacterized protein, whose translation MAGKRVIAICQSGGEFETDKDGFLSYKGGDAHAMEMDDKMNYNDFKMEVAEMFNFSLATMSVKYFLPGNRKTLITISNDKDLKRMIKFHGDSDSAEIYVMTEEAVDPDFSNMPGSRSSRTTLSEMAIPVDAPLSVVEDIVDDPNEPGLLLDANFDVVSDTNNIDDTIGIESEMPVPVSFVAANYDEKNAKAAQQWQNDITGVGQRFNSVHEFRETLRKYAIANQFAFKYKKNDSHRVTVKCKAEGCPWRIHASRLSTTQLICIKKMNPTHTCEGAVVTNGYQATRSWVASIIKEKLKVFPNYKPKDIVNDIQKEYGIQLNYFQAWRGKEIAKEQLQGSYKEAYSQLPFFCEKVMETNPGSLATFTTKDDSSFHRLFVSFHASLYGFEQGCRPLIFLDSIFLKSKYQGTLLAATAADGNDGVFPVAFAIVDAESDDNWSWFLLQLRTALSMCSGITFVADREKGLRESIAEIFQGEDVFHGYCLRYLSEQLIRDVRGQFSHEVKRLLVEDFYGAAYASKPDGFQRCVDSIKSISVDAYNWVMQSEPINWANAFFRGMRYNHMTSNFGELFYGWVSDAHDLPITQMVDAIRGKIMELIYTRRNESNQWVTRLTPSLEERLEKESLNISSLQVLTSSGTKFEVRGDTVDFVDVDHCDCTCRGWQLTGLPCCHAIAVMVCLGRDPYDYCARYFTADSYRSTYSESIHPIPSLERPKKKDASQAAVTVNPPPTRRPPGRPTTKKVGSHEVTRRQLQCSRCKGTGHNKSTCKEVLLES comes from the exons TATAAAGGTGGAGATGCTCATGCTATGGAAATGGATGACAAAATGAACTATAATGATTTCAAGATGGAGGTAGCTGAGATGTTCAACTTCAGCCTTGCTACCATGTCAGTTAAATATTTTCTTCCTGGAAACAGGAAGACACTTATAACAATCTCCAATGACAAAGACCTTAAGCGCATGATCAAATTCCATGGTGACTCTGATTCTGCTGAGATCTATGTGATGACTGAAGAAGCTGTTGATCCTGATTTCTCAAACATGCCTGGCAGTAG GTCAAGCCGAACGACTTTATCAGAAATGGCGATCCCTGTTGACGCTCCTCTTAGTGTCGTGGAGGATATCGTGGATGACCCCAACGAGCCTGGCCTCTTGCTTGATGCCAATTTTGATGTTGTAAGTGATACAAACAACATTGACGACACAATTGGGATAGAATCTGAAATGCCTGTTCCTGTTTCATTTGTTGCCGCTAATTATGACGAAAAGAATGCTAAAGCTGCTCAGCAGTGGCAGAATGATATAACTGGTGTGGGTCAAAGGTTTAATAGCGTACATGAATTTCGTGAGACATTGCGAAAATATGCTATTGCAAATCAATTTGCTTTCAAGTACAAGAAGAATGACAGTCATCGAGTTACTGTAAAATGCAAAGCAGAGGGCTGTCCATGGAGAATTCATGCATCAAGGTTGTCAACCACCCAATTGATTTGCATTAAAAAAATGAATCCTACACATACATGTGAAGGGGCTGTTGTTACTAATGGATATCAGGCAACGAGGAGTTGGGTGGCTAGTATTATAAAGGAGAAGTTGAAAGTTTTCCCGAATTACAAGCCAAAGGACATAGTCAATGACATACAAAAGGAATACGGCATCCAGTTAAATTATTTCCAGGCATGGCGTGGAAAAGAGATTGCTAAAGAGCAGCTTCAAGGTTCGTATAAGGAGGCATATAGTCAGCTGCCATTTTTTTGTGAAAAAGTGATGGAGACAAATCCTGGAAGTCTTGCAACTTTCACTACAAAGGATGACTCAAGCTTTCATAGGCTATTTGTATCATTTCATGCTTCACTCTATGGCTTCGAACAAGGCTGCAGGCCCCTGATTTTCCTTGATAGTATATTCTTAAAGTCTAAATACCAAGGCACTCTAttagcagcaacagctgctgatGGGAATGACGGTGTTTTTCCTGTTGCTTTTGCCATAGTAGAcgcagaatctgatgataactgGAGTTGGTTCCTATTACAGCTTAGAACTGCATTGTCAATGTGTAGTGGTATTACTTTTGTGGCAGACAGAGAGAAGGGCCTTAGAGAATCAATTGCTGAAATATTTCAGGGCGAGGATGTCTTTCATGGATACTGTCTACGCTATCTTTCTGAACAACTTATCAGAGATGTGAGAGGCCAATTTTCTCATGAAGTCAAGCGCCTTTTGGTTGAGGATTTTTATGGTGCAGCTTATGCATCAAAGCCTGACGGCTTCCAGAGGTGTGTTGATAGCATAAAAAGTATTTCAGTAGATGCTTACAACTGGGTAATGCAAAGTGAGCCTATTAATTGGGCAAATGCTTTCTTCCGTGGGATGCGATATAATCACATGACATCAAACTTTGGAGAGCTTTTCTATGGTTGGGTATCAGATGCTCATGACTTGCCAATCACTCAGATGGTTGATGCAATAAGGGGTAAGATTATGGAGCTCATTTATACCCGGCGGAATGAGTCCAATCAGTGGGTGACAAGGCTAACTCCATCTTTGGAGGAAAGGCTAGAGAAGGAAAGCCTAAATATTAGTTCTCTTCAAGTGTTGACATCTAGTGGTACCAAATTTGAGGTACGAGGGGATACTGTAGATTTTGTTGATGTTGACCATTGCGATTGTACTTGCAGAGGTTGGCAGCTAACTGGTTTACCTTGTTGCCACGCAATAGCTGTCATGGTTTGCCTTGGCCGTGATCCATACGACTATTGTGCCAGATACTTTACTGCTGATAGTTATAGATCAACATATTCAGAATCAATACATCCAATTCCAAGCTTAGAAAGGCCCAAAAAAAAGGATGCTTCTCAAGCTGCCGTAACAGTAAACCCTCCTCCCACCCGTCGTCCACCAGGGAGGCCAACTACTAAGAAGGTGGGTTCCCATGAAGTAACTAGGCGTCAACTCCAATGCAGTAGATGCAAGGGTACAGGCCACAATAAATCAACTTGCAAAGAGGTGTTATTGGAAAGTTAA